One part of the Synechococcus sp. UW179A genome encodes these proteins:
- the ald gene encoding alanine dehydrogenase, with the protein MAHSVLTAPMASIGVPTEIKADEQRVALTPDAVRELVTQGLEVRIQNGAGAGAGISDDAFAAAGARIVNREEAWAAHLVVKVKEPQPEEFSLLRDDMVLFTYLHLAAYSQVGEALLDAGTTGVAYETVQLENGSLPLLAPMSEIAGRLAAQVGARLLERPNGGRGVLIGGCTGVRPARVVVLGAGTVGWNAARLAAAMDAEVLLLDRSPERLRSLEADRRGRLISMVSSRGLLERLVPTADLLIGAVLTPGGRAPTLVDEEMVKQMMPGSAIVDVAVDQGGCIATSRETTHTDPTVCIHGVQHYAVGNMPGAVPFTSTEALVSVTLPYILGIAGRGLEEAVTERPELLSGLNTVKGAVCHPGVAKALGVPPRHPMACLR; encoded by the coding sequence ATGGCCCATTCCGTTCTGACGGCTCCGATGGCCAGCATCGGGGTCCCTACTGAGATCAAGGCGGATGAGCAGCGTGTGGCACTCACCCCGGATGCGGTCCGCGAACTGGTGACCCAGGGCCTTGAGGTGCGGATCCAGAACGGAGCCGGGGCCGGCGCAGGAATCAGTGACGACGCCTTCGCAGCGGCAGGAGCCAGGATTGTGAACCGAGAGGAGGCATGGGCTGCCCACTTGGTGGTGAAAGTGAAGGAGCCGCAGCCAGAGGAATTCAGTCTTCTGCGCGACGACATGGTGCTATTCACCTACCTGCATCTGGCGGCTTACAGCCAGGTGGGAGAAGCCCTTCTGGATGCCGGCACCACAGGGGTGGCTTACGAAACGGTGCAATTGGAGAACGGAAGCCTGCCGCTGCTGGCACCGATGAGCGAAATCGCAGGACGACTTGCAGCGCAGGTCGGAGCCAGGCTTCTGGAACGCCCCAATGGCGGACGTGGCGTCTTGATTGGAGGATGCACCGGCGTGCGTCCAGCCCGCGTTGTGGTGCTGGGAGCCGGCACGGTGGGATGGAATGCGGCACGACTCGCTGCGGCGATGGATGCCGAGGTGCTGCTCCTCGATCGCTCCCCCGAGCGGTTGCGCAGCCTTGAAGCAGACCGGCGTGGACGACTGATCAGCATGGTGAGCAGTCGCGGACTGCTGGAGCGATTGGTTCCAACAGCGGATCTGCTGATCGGCGCCGTCCTGACACCTGGTGGGCGCGCACCGACATTGGTGGATGAGGAGATGGTCAAGCAAATGATGCCGGGATCAGCGATCGTCGACGTCGCTGTTGACCAGGGGGGCTGCATCGCCACAAGCCGGGAGACAACGCACACCGATCCAACGGTGTGCATCCATGGCGTACAGCACTATGCCGTTGGGAATATGCCCGGCGCCGTGCCCTTCACCTCCACCGAAGCCCTGGTGAGCGTGACCTTGCCCTACATCCTCGGGATCGCTGGACGCGGCCTGGAAGAGGCCGTGACCGAACGTCCGGAGCTGCTTTCAGGGCTGAACACCGTGAAGGGTGCGGTCTGTCATCCAGGAGTCGCGAAAGCTCTTGGAGTACCACCGCGGCACCCGATGGCCTGCCTGCGCTGA
- a CDS encoding YchJ family protein yields the protein MALGFAHSGDRPCPCGSGDPLLQCCGPLHRGRLKAETAEQLMRSRYSAYALSEVDYLIATHPDAASAVAERRRELRASCRQTRWHGLKVLASEAGRSDDLEGTVRFEAVFSAGGQRHVLKEHSLFRRRDGEASGPWLYIGPLD from the coding sequence ATGGCATTGGGCTTTGCACATTCTGGAGACCGTCCCTGTCCATGTGGAAGCGGAGATCCACTACTTCAGTGCTGTGGACCGCTTCACCGAGGCAGGCTGAAGGCGGAGACCGCCGAACAATTGATGCGATCCCGCTATTCCGCTTACGCGCTCTCGGAGGTGGATTATCTGATCGCCACCCACCCTGATGCTGCCAGTGCAGTCGCTGAGCGACGGCGAGAATTGCGGGCTAGTTGCCGCCAGACCCGATGGCATGGCCTCAAAGTGCTGGCCTCTGAGGCTGGTCGTTCGGATGATCTTGAGGGAACCGTGCGTTTCGAGGCCGTGTTCAGCGCCGGTGGGCAACGCCACGTATTGAAGGAACACTCGCTGTTCCGCAGGCGTGATGGCGAAGCGTCAGGCCCATGGCTTTACATCGGTCCGCTGGATTGA